ATTGACTCTGGATCATTGTCAACCATGTTTCACAATTTAGAATCTTCGGTTATTTAAATACTTCAATTTAATTCAAAGAATAAGCCAAAACCTTTTTGTATtttcccaactttttattttgaaaaattatcaatCCACAGAATAAGTGAAAATGAACACTCATAGTCgctttattaatttaaatttaccaGTTGTTAACGTTTGCCACACCTGCTTTGTCTTTGTCTTCTGCCTCTCTCCCTGCATCTCtcagtacacacagacacacacacatgcacacgcacacgctCGCGGAGTTTTTTgcaaaatcatttgaaaataagttgcAGACATCTGACACTTTACTTTTAAATACCTCAACACATATCTCCCAAGAATGAAAACAGTCTGCAACATAAACGAAACACATGATCACACCTAAGAAAAACAGTGGTTCCATAGTATCATCTAACATATggttcaaaataaaatttctctgtCTCCAAAAGTCCTTGATAGCTTTTGTTTCCTCAGTCTACAATCCAGTTAGGTGTAGTGCATTGCATTTGACTGTTCTGTAAATTCCGAGTGTGTTAAAGCCTTTGGAGTGTGCGCCATGGGACTATTCCGAAAAGGTTCCCCTCAAACCACGAGGTTTAAACCGTTGTTTTTCCTTCAAATGAAACATTTGGCACAGCCCTGCGTGTTGAAGAGAGCGCTTTGGTGCTCCTCTGATGGGGTGGGGACTGGAGCCTGCACTTGTCCCCTCCCATGAGCCACTCTGGCAGATCGCTGCCCTTGGCCACATTGTATCTTCCTAAAGCCAGCAGGGTTCCCACAAACTTTTGGGCCACTGGCCTCTGAGTTTAGAGTTTGTTTCTTTGGCCACAATAGCCAGCTGCAGTCTACACTGTGGACGCCTGAAAACTGGCAGTTCTCTGGCATTTGGCTCCTGGATTAGAAGCATTGCTCATGCTGCGGCATGTTGACAGCTGACTCTGTTCCCCGTTTCAGTGGCGGGACCACTGGATGCAGTGTGTGTACTTCCTGCCACAAGAGGAGCCTGTGGTGCAGGGCTCAGCGCTCTGCCTGGTAGCCCACCACGATGACTACTGCGTGTGGTACAGCCTGCAGAGGACCAGGTACGCCAAGCGTCGTTGGGGTGGAGGATGAGCCTCTGAAACTTGTATGTAAATTCCCCATTTACAGACCCTCTGGAGGCGCCAGTGGGTTGATTTGTGTCTGGACAGAATAATATAAGAACAAAGATTTGTGACCGATGTGTCAGTGTCCATTCGTGTGTACCCAGGAGAGGCTGTCATGGGTTGCTGGAATCTGTTTAGAGCAGATGCGTAGGAAAAGTCTGGAATTAGCGGGTGCTGTAACTTCTCATGCCAGCTGGAAACCAGTGTCCAGATTCATGCCTTCTAGAGACCTGTGGAGGCGCTCACAGCCCACGTCTGTTTGTTCGTCTCCTGGCCTAGCCCTGAAAAGAATGAGAGAGTCCACCAGATGCGCCCCGTGTGCGACTGCCAGGCTCACCTGCTCTGGAACCGGCCTCGGTTTGGAGAGATCAATGATCAGGACAGAACTGATCGATACATCCAGGCTCTGAGCACCGTAAGTGTCCAGCCCCTTGGCTGGTTGTAGGGGATAAGGGAAAAAGAAGTTTGTCCCACGAGCCCCAGCACTCTGCTTATGATTTGCTAAGTTTCTTTCCTGTGTCCTCTTGTCTCTGAATGGCTTCAGCGAGCACCTTCTGGGGCGGGCACTGCAGCAGAAAGCTGGAGACCTGGGGCTACTCTCTGCTGTACTGGGAGAGCCTCTGGCTGGGCTCCTGCTGGATGCCTTCGCCTTGTCAGGCACAGTCGTTACTGTGGGTGGTCGCAGTGGATTCGGCCACCCCTCTCCTCTTTTCATGAGTTGCCACATTTCtccaattttctaaaatgtagatCTGATCATGGGACTCTCCTGCCTGAAAACCTTTGCTCCTTGCTACCTGTAGCAGGGGACTCGGCCTGGGGATTATAGATGGGGCTTAGAGGGAGGGTCTCTTGAGGCCCTTGGGGGTGTGTACAGaaataagtgtgcatgtgtgcattttGGAGGATGGGGGAGGATCCAAGCCATCCTGAGTTTCTCTCAGAGGGATCTGTCACCCAGAAAGGCATCCCTGCCTTTGGGAAGTCAGTTGTGAACCCTCGAGCCTTGGAGGCCCTTAGCTGTCTGTGCTGTCACCAGACAGGGAAGAAGCCTGTTGTCATGGCCTGGGAGGTGGCCTGCACGTGGGGCAGCCTTCAGCGGGGCCTCTAGGCTGGGTTGAGGAGCGTCTTTTCTGACAGTGGGGACAAGTGGGGAGACGTGAGCGAGGCGGGCGTGTTTGAGGCTGGGGGTGGTTACTGCATGAGGACACAGGGGCATGGTCTGAGGTCTGGGCAAGTGGGGTGAGAAGGGACGCATTTCTGACAGCTTGCCAGCAGGAATCTTCTGGCAAACTGGAGGAAGCCCTGTGCTGAGGGTGCCCATTCCCCGCAGGTGCTGAAGCCAGACAGCGTGTGCCTGTGTGTCAGCGATGGCAGCCTGCTCTCCGTGCTGGCCCATCACCTGGGGGTGGAGCAGGTACAGACGTGCACCCTTGTCAGCCTCCTGAGGTGGGCTCGTGAGTTAGGGCGTTGTGTGGTCTGGGTGCACAATTCTGTGATCAAGGCTCTTTGCTAGGGCCACTGTCGTGGGTGCAGCATGCTCGGGTTAGGGGCTGGGGTTTATTGCCTGTGCGTGCAGGCAGGCGTTAGGCTGCTGAGCTGGTGCTCAAGCTGCCCCAGGGAGGGAATGAGTGCAGGGAGGATTATTCAGGTGTGTCCTCTGCCTGGGGATGGTCTTGTCgcattttaatctttaatttcttctctgttaAGTGAATATCTTACAACTAATAGCATGGTGTTCCCTTTAGGTATTCACAGTCGAGAGCTCAGCAGCTTCTCACAAACTGTTGAGAAAAGTAAGTGAGAATTGTTGTTGCTGAAATAGGAGAGGACCTGTGGGGTCTGGGTTGATGGCTTTGAAGTGGCATTGGCCCGGGAGAACGAAGGAGTGGCAGCTCACTTGCACCCCTGTGTTGTCTTGGCTGCTGCCTGGAGAGCAGCCAAAGGCCTTGGGAGCTGTCACTGAAGTAGAGGCAGGCATTTGCACTCTGCTTTGTTGTTTTGTGTCTGAAGTTGAGGCTTTTCTCCTCACTTCGCATAAAGCTACTGTTGTGGTAGAACCGAGTGTAGGGCATGTTTCTGGGACATCCGTGCTGAGGGAGCCAGTGCTCACAGCATGATGGGAGATGCCATTTCTCTCCCTGGCCAGTAACTGGTTTCATTTCATCTCCAAAGGGGAACCCCCTTCACCAGAACTCCAGGCCTGCACTGAGTCCTGGTGTGCGCCTGCGggagaaatttcttctgctttcaTCACATTCTGCTCCTGATCTCATCTGTGGTCTATAGGATGCCCCCCAAGGAGAGAATTTCCACAAAGCAGATAAAAGTGGTGCTCCAGAACTATTTGCCAGAAAATTCAAAGCGGAGAATGCAACTtggagagattttttttcctgacaaaAACAATAGTATGAATACAgtaattttatgattttctttctaaGATCTTCAAGGCTAACCACTTGGAAGATAAAATTAACATCATAGAGAAACGGCCGGAATTATTAACAAGTGAGGACCTGAAGGGCAGAAAGGTGAGTAGCGGGAGCCTTCTGGCCGCGCTGGGCTGTGTTAGGGTAGGCAGCACGGCACTGAAGTagcccaggccccaccccatcCTTGGGGTCTCACAGTGGGTCCTCCATGTAACCTTACCTCCTAGGAGCTCCCACTGTCAAGGATGTAGTGAGGTTTTCATGGAGCTGCCTGGTGAGCAGATGGTTgcactgctcttttttttttttttttttttgaaaacggCGTCTGgcactatcgcccaggctggagtgcagtgtcacgatcttggctcactgcagccttgaccttccagcctcaagcgatcctcccatctctccCGAgaatctgggactataggcatatgccattatgcccggctaatctttgtattttttgtagagtcagggtttcatcatgtggcccaggctgatcttaaactcctgtgctcatgcgatctgccagcctcagcatcccaaagtgctgggattacaggcatgagccaccacacctggctgtacTGCTCTTAGCTCGGCCTCATCTCTGCTCCTTCCGGTCAGGACAGAGCCTCTCTCTTAGCTTTCCTAGGAGCAGAGCGTGTCCTTTCCTCTCCACCGCACTCCTGTCTTCACTCCCTGTCCATGGCTTCCTGCTGCAGTCAGGCTTCCAGGCCCTGAAACTGCTTCTGCCAGCAACCTCGTCGTTACTCCCATGGTCTCCCTGCAGGCTTCATCTACTCTACCTGCTTGTCCTTGTGACCTGGGACTTCTTCCTGTGCTGGGGAAGTCTCTTTCCGCTCACCTTCGTGGCTGTCCTTCCCTCGCGCTGCTCCGTGGCAGTCTCTCCCGGTCCCCCACTTCTCCCTACTGCATCCTTTCTGGTAATCCTGTTCCTTCTCATGTGTGAGTCAGTGACCATAAGAGCCGGCCTTCCCTCATTGCAATTTTGGATTCAAATGTCCAGCTGCTATCCTGTCACCTTTCCTTGGATATCCCACAAACCAGACTTATCCAAAGCAGAGCTGTCATCTTTCATCTTTCCTgccagtcttttttttaaataacagctttaggccgggcgcagtagctcaatcctgtaatcccagcactttgggaggctgagacgggtagatcacaaggtcaggagatcgagaccatcctggctaacccggtgaaaccccgtctctactaaaaaatacaaaaaaactagccgggcgaggtggcgggcgcctgtaatcccagctactcaggaggctgaggcaggagaatggcgtaaacccaggaggccgagcttgcagtgagctgagatccggccattacactccagcctgggagtcagagcgagactccgtctgaaaacaaaacaaaacaaaacaaaaaaccgctttattgagatgtagttGACATACCACAAAATTAATGCATTtcaagtatacagttcagtgattttttaagtaaatgtatGGAGTTCAACAACCATCACCCAGTCTCATTTAGAACatttccaggccaggcatggtggcacatgcctgtaatcccagaactttgggaggccaaggtgggagggtcgcttggacccaggagttcaagaccaatctggacaacatagggagaccctgtctctattaaaaaaaaaaaagaaagaaagaaagaaaaattaacccagcgtgatggcatgtgcctgtagtcccaggaaggtgaggtgggaggatcgcctgagcccaggagttggaggccgcagtgagccattcTTATGGCAGAGCACTGCAGCGTGGCTAACAGAGTgataccttgtctctaaaaaaaaattggaatgataAGAGAACATTTCTGTTACCTCCCAAATTCCCGGGAGCCTGTTGATAGTCACCATGCTCATGCCCCAGGCCTGGCAGCCACTGGTCTGGTTTGTGTCTCCAATGTGTGCCTCTTCTGGCTTTTCTGAAAAGTGAGGTACACAGTGTGTGGTCTTGCGAGTCTGGCTCCTTTCACTGAGCATCGTGTCTTTGAGGTTCacccatttcattctttttaaggctgcatgGCATTCCGTGGTGTGGCTGTCCATTCACCTGCTTGTCGACGGTTGGATTGTGTCCAGTTTCTGGCCACTTTGAATAAGGCTTCTGTGAACATGGGTTCACTGGTCTTAATGAGGATATGGGTCCTCAGTTCTCTTACGCAGATGCCTTGATGTGGATTGCTGGGTCGTGTGGTAGTTACGGTCAACTTTTTAAGAAGCTGCTGAACTGTTGTTCGAAGTGGCTGTCCATTTGACATCCCCATCGATAACGTCTGAGGGTCCAGGTTCTTggatcctcaccagcacttggcATTGGCTTGTTTTAGCATAACCATTTTAGTGGGAGTGCGGTGATGTCTCCgcatagttttaatttgtatttgcctAATGACTGATGATGGTGAGCATCGTTTCGTGTGTTTATGTCTTGcttggtgaaatgtctattcaagccttttgcccattttaaaaataacagttttattgagatataattcacataccttATGATTCAgtgatttttgtgtattcataaggttgtgtaaccatcaccacatcAGTTTAAGAACGCTTTCGTTACCCATTGGCAGTCACACACCATTTGTCTGCAGTCCCCCAGCCCAGGGCACCCACTCTCCTCCTTTCTGTCTTCAGCTTGCCCATTCTGGGCGTCTCGTGTGAATGGAATCAGACAGTGTGTGGTCTTTCGTGGCTGGCCTCTCATATGGCTTCATGTTTTCAGGGCTCATCCATGTCGTAGCCTGAATCAATacctcatttctctttcttgctcaataagattccattgtgtggatagaccatgttatttatctgttcatcagctgatggacatttgggtggctCCTACTTTGAGGctgttgtgagtaatgctgctataaatattcatccACAAGTCACCCTTTTTCTCCGTCATAGATGAGGGCATAGGAGATGATTGTGAAAGCCATTGTGTGGTGTACCGGTAGACCGGGTCATGTTGAATTGGAGTGGTGGGAGTGGGCgttcttgccttgttcctgatgcTGTCGGGGAGAGGCCAGGAAGCACTCAGGGCAGCCCTTTCTGTCTCCCAGCATTTCCCGCTGCATCTCCCTCATCTCTGACTGGCCCCGCTTTGGTGCCTGTTTGCTTGGGCCTGCCCGGGGTCGGCTGCCTCACCCTCTGccaccccttcctcccctcccacccctcccaccctGCAGTCTCCATTTCTTGCCTGGACTGTTTCTGCACTCTCCCAGGTCGCCTGCGTCCCGAGCACCTGCAGATTCCCTTCCACACTTCATGGTCCTCAGCAGGATCTTCTAAATCACATTCCTTCTGATTTTGAACCCCTCTTGAAAGCTTTTGGTGACACCCACCACCCCTGCCGCTGCCGCGTCCGGCATGAGTCCAGCCCCTTATCCCGTCCTGGCTCCTGTCCAGCTCCACACCCTCACCTTGGGGGACCTTGCTGTCTCCTGGCCTCACTCTTGCCTCTGCTGCTCCTCCCTTGGCCATTCAGGCTCCTTGCCATGCATTTGTTCATTTACTCACAAATGTTCACGGAACATCTGGTTATGGCACTGGCCCACTGCTGGGGCTGCTGGGCCACCAGTCCCTGCTCTTGTGGTGTTCAGAGCCTGGGGAGGGAGATGGAGTAAGTCCTGAGATAAAGTGTCCAGTGAGGGTTGGCAGGATGCCACTCTGGAAGCCCCCTCTGGCACATTTATTTCTGGGGTCCCGCCATGACCCCCTTCCTTGCTTTTTTCTGTCACATGGGGTCAGCTGCACTTTGTCTGCTTCCCTCTTCCACTCTGCTCTCCTGAGCAGGGGACTCATATCTGGTTGTATTCTTTAAAGCCTCCAGGGCAGGTACAGAGCACCTTGCTGCCTTGCTTTTTGACTGAGGGAGAgagggactgaggagggagggagggaatgagtgactgaatgagtgagtgacggagggagggagggagcgagggagtAACTTGAGTGACTGAGTGGCCTATTGCTCCCTGTTCCTGTGAACGCTCCTGACACCTGGGCCCTGCTTCTCGCCCTGCTCACCAGGTCTCTCTCCTCCTGGGCGAGCCGTTCTTCACTACCAGCCTGCTGCCGTGGCACAACCTCTACTTCTGGTACGTGCGGACCGCTGTGGACCAGCACCTGGGGCCAGGCGCCGTGGTGATGCCCCAGGCAGCCTCGCTGCACGCTGTGGTTGTGGAGTTCAGGGTAAGCCACGCAGGGGGTGTTGCAGAAAAAAGCAGAGGAGGCGAGTGGGGAACCTTGTTTTCTTGCAGGAACCTTGGGCGCCTGTAGAGCAACTTGGGCCTTGATGATTGGagcttgtgttttctttctgtgtcagCACACTGTGGGGTTGAATTTCTATTCAAGAtgcttgcctttttaaaaatgcgATAATTTGACATACGAAATGGAAATGGCTGAGTGTTGTCATTTTACAATTGTGGCTTAtcagaataattaaaaaatacaaattaagtgTTTCAGAAGCCATGCTGTGTGGCCTGCTCTGCTCTCGTTAAGAGCTGAGGCTTTAGTTGTTAAAAGCATTTTGAGATGGGAGAGTCAGCTGCTTTAtgcaagaaaaaatggaaaagcttccttttaattttctcatcAAAGCAGAACCATAGTCACAAAGTCATTTTGGGAAGGGCAGTTTTGTTAAAAGGATTTCGAAAAGCTTTACCCTGGATGGAGAGCGTATCTCATTTGGTGAGAGTGGTTTTCTCTCTCAGCTGAGTGGCTCCATCACAAATTCTGGGCGTTTCTCCTGTGTTACTTGTTTACCTAATCAGATTTCCACATGAATACTGGTTTTCGTGGCCAAAGAGGGGATGTCATGATCCATGCGTGTGaccaggaggaagggagggaaggccgTGTGGCCTGAGTGTCCTCTGGATTCCTCTTGGCAGGGCCTTTTTCTTTCCCCGGCATCCTCATGAACTGGAGATGATGCTGGGGAGAGAACTGGCTTACAGATTTCTTCCTGAAGAAATGGTGTTGAGGATGGCCCAGACAGGAGTGTGCAGCCCCCAGCCTGGTAGCTTTGGCTGACTGTCCCTTATAGGAGAGGACTCACGTGTCATGTCAGAGCTTGCAGGTTCCCGCCCAACCCAGTCTGTTACAGAAACCGCTGTGGATCTTTGTTCTCTCTGAGCCCCTTCATGCTTGGGGGTCTCTTTCAGGTGTGCAGGGAACAGCAAGATGTGCCTCTTGTTCTTGCTGCCACACTTCCCTGCGCCCTGGCGGGCGGGTATGGACGGGGCTGCTCCTTCCTCACAGGACCTGTGGCGGATCCGGAGCCCCTGTGGTGACTGCGAAGGCTTCGATGTGCACATCATGGACGACATGATTAAGGTAGGCAGGGCCACACTGCGCAGTCCCGCCCACCTGCTCCTGTGGCACAGGCCTCTGACAGGGTCCTGGCTTGGGCAGCACAGGCTCTTCTGTTGGGGCAGTGAGGTCAGGTGCTGCCATTTTGTATGGTTCACCATGAGCATTGCTTGGAACCAGCCCTGTTCTTGGCTCCGTGCTGTCACCCTGAGTCAGAATCTCCACTGGGCCCACATGTCCCGTCATTGGAACTGCCCCCGCCAGTGCCCGCAGCTTGTTTCCTATTGGGGCAGCCTTTCCAAAAACAGTCTGGGAACTTTCTTAGGCAGTCATTTCCACGGTGGGGGCTCCATTCCCGGGGAGGGGTACCTGAGGAGTGTCCCACAGGTTATTTACATGGTGTAGGGGTTGGCAGCGCCCTGAACAGTAGTAACTGGGCCCACATTCCCCAGAACCATGGGCCGTCCTGACAGTGCCAGTGGTTCTTGGATTCATGGGGACTGAAGCTGAGAGTCCTGTTCCATCCATGTGAGAGGGGCAGGGTGAGGAGCATGGGCCGTGCTGTGTATTAAGGAGATGCACGTGGCTcctgcttgtcatcccagcactctgggaagctgaggcaggtggattgcttgagcccagaagttcgagaccagcctgggcaatatagcaagaccctgtgtcgacaaaaaagccaggcatggtagtgcacacctctattcccagctactcaggaggctaaggtgggaggatggctttagcctgggaggtcgaggctgcagtgagctgcgttTGCGCCACTgcctccaggctgggtgagagaggaagaccctgtctcaagaaaaagaaatctcatgGACACCAGAGGGGCGGGAAGCAGTGGCGGCCCCGCAGCAGCGGCTGTGCATCGGGAGGTGGGGCTTTTCTGCTTCTGCCCACCTTTCTGTTCACATTTTCCCACAGTGAACATGGATTGCCTGTGTGTGAACACTTTTAAGTAAATTAAACCTAGTGGATATTTTCAGTTTGCATCTTGCCTGCCCCTCACAGCAGATCACTGACTGTTCCATGCTTCTAGAAATCTCCTTCGTGCTGAGCCCTACATGCTCTGGATCCATGTGCTCCCTTGGGCCCCTGCTTTCGGCCTGCCCACCCTGGCTGTCCTTGTCCCCTCTTGCTGATACGGTTCTGCCACTCTGGTCCTGGGCCAGTGTCTGTCTCTTGTGTGCTCAGGCAGATGGCCGAGAGTGGTGGGTATCCCACAGTGGGGCGCCAGGCATTTTTTTACGCTTTCCAAATCCACCTGCCCTTCCCCACCCTCAGCCTGGCCCTTCCAGTGCCCTGTCTTAGACCTGGCACCACTTCACACGAccagccaggcccagggccctgggcATCCTCCCTCACGAGTCCTCCCATCCCCTGCCATTGGTCTTCGTGTTCCCAGTGAGCCTCCAACCCAGGCTGTCCCCGGACTGCTGCCGTCCTGGTTTGGGCCCCTCCTGCTCTGGCCTTCCTCCACAAGGAACCCACATGAACTTGTAGATCTGAGTCTGGCCGCATCCCCACTGCAGGAATGCCCTGGATAGCTCCCGCACGCCACCCCTGCAGAGTGGCCCAGCTGGCCTGGATGCCCTGGCCTGCTCTCCTGGCTTAGCCCTATCCTCAAGGCCCCCTCTGGCCCTTCTGCCAGCTCCCATTTGACTGTCAGCTCCCCTCCTCCATGCAGCTTTCTGCATCCCTCCTGGATGCAGGTGCCCCCAACCTGCCACCAGGCACCGGGGCTGTACTGTCACGCATTTATCCCTCCCCATGGCCTGGGGCCCACCTGTCAGGGCCACACAGCTTTGGTGGTCACCAGGTTTCTAGGTGCTGGGTGTTCTCACCAGTGACGTAGACATGTGGTCCTCAGAACAGCTTGAGACAGGCGACACCACCCCATCTTAAAAATCCGGAGAGCGAGGGCTCAGAGCCAGCGGTGCCTGGGGAGCCGCTGGTCTGCTGGGCGCTCGGCATCTTTATGGGAGAACACACACCCCTTGTGACTGCAGTCAGTGAGAGCCAAGCCGGGGAGGGGTCCCTCTGTCTGGCTGCCAGCCTGTCTCTGCAGCCCCCAGGCCCCTTTCTGTTCGCAGCGTGCCCTGGACTTCAGGGAGAGCAGGGAGGCTGAGCCCCACCCACTGTGGGAGTACCCGTGCCGCAGCCTCTCCGAGCCCCGGCAGATCCTGGCCTTTGACTTCCGGCAGCTGGTGCCCCCACGGCCCCTGTGTGCCGAGGGCACCATGGAGCTCAGGAGGTGGGTATAGGGAGGGCCCCggggggcagggaggagctgCTGCTTGCCCTTGGAGTTCTCACCCCCATGGTGAGCACAGCTGGCCTGGGAGATGCTGACACGTGGATGGGGTATTCGTCCTTCCCATGACCTTGCCCTTCCCTGTCAGAGCGGCCCTACGTGTGTGGTGGTTCCCACGGTCCTGTGTGTGCCAGTCGGCGGGGGGAGCCAGGGAGGGCTCTGCTCACTCCCCACAGCTGAGGCTCCCTTGTTGGATCACACCTCAGGAAGATGGGAGCTTAGTTCCTGTGGTCACCGATGCACCATTTTCCTGAACCCTCCTGGGAGCTGAAGCAGGTCAGGGTCAGGGAGTGCTGCTGGCGTCCAGGCACGGGCAGCCCTGTCCCACTCTGGCCCTCACCCCACCTCGCCCGAGGAGTGACTTCTTCCCCGGAAGCGCCTCCCAACTTGGGACAGGCAGCCAGGCAGGGTGGGCGCCGCCACCTGAGCTCCCAGGGTTGCTGTCTGGGCTATCAGAGGGGCTTTCCAGCCTTCAGTGCCAGGCTGTGCCTCAAGCCCCCCAGACgctgcagccacactggccctgcccctgccccatgTGTGGCCTGGCCGCAGGGCTCGGGTTGGCTCAGGTCGGGGCTCGGCTGCGGCTGTTCTGGCTGGGGTTTTTCTGAGGAACATTCAGTTGGATGTGGCACTAGGAGCTCCCGGAGGGGCAGGAAGGAAATGGGGAAGACCACAGGTTTCTGGAAAGCAGCAGGAGCTGCAGCCGTGCCCCCCTGCCTCT
The genomic region above belongs to Chlorocebus sabaeus isolate Y175 chromosome 5, mChlSab1.0.hap1, whole genome shotgun sequence and contains:
- the PRMT7 gene encoding protein arginine N-methyltransferase 7 isoform X3, which translates into the protein MPCRANILVTELFDTELIGEGALPSYEHAHRHLAEENCEAVPHRATVYAQLVESRRMWSWNKLFPIHVQTSLGEQVIVPPVDLENCPGAPSVCDIQLNQVSPADFTVLSDVLPMFSIDFSKQVSSSAACHSRQFEPLTSGRAQVVLSWWDIEMDPEGKIRCTTAPFWAHSDPEEMQWRDHWMQCVYFLPQEEPVVQGSALCLVAHHDDYCVWYSLQRTSPEKNERVHQMRPVCDCQAHLLWNRPRFGEINDQDRTDRYIQALSTVLKPDSVCLCVSDGSLLSVLAHHLGVEQVFTVESSAASHKLLRKIFKANHLEDKINIIEKRPELLTSEDLKGRKVSLLLGEPFFTTSLLPWHNLYFWYVRTAVDQHLGPGAVVMPQAASLHAVVVEFRDLWRIRSPCGDCEGFDVHIMDDMIKRALDFRESREAEPHPLWEYPCRSLSEPRQILAFDFRQLVPPRPLCAEGTMELRRPGRSHAAVLWMEYHLTPECTLSTGLLEPADPEGGCCWNPHCKQAVYFFSPVPDPRAPLGSPQTVSYVVEFHPDTGNITMEFRLADSPLLSNKVA